Proteins encoded within one genomic window of Acidovorax sp. 107:
- a CDS encoding response regulator: MQHILVVDDDVEITTLLTDYLTRFGYAAHAACDAQTMRAQMAAQPIGLVVLDVMLPGTDGITLARELRERSRVPIIMLTARANPYDCVLGLEMGADDYMGKPFEPRELVARIQTVLRRTRGAEAPVRPGPDEVVRFDGWTLHSLERHLVSPGGMVVPLSNAEFRLLCTFLRMPRRVFSRDQLMEQARGRAMDAFERSIDLLVSRLRSKLADDPRSPSMIRTVRGAGYLFNVQSLQGQVGQPH, from the coding sequence ATGCAACACATCCTGGTGGTGGACGACGATGTCGAAATCACCACACTGCTCACCGACTATCTGACCCGCTTTGGCTATGCCGCCCACGCGGCCTGTGACGCCCAGACGATGCGCGCCCAGATGGCCGCACAGCCCATCGGCCTGGTAGTGCTGGATGTGATGCTGCCCGGCACCGATGGCATCACGCTGGCGCGTGAGCTGCGCGAACGCTCGCGGGTGCCCATCATCATGCTCACCGCGCGCGCCAACCCCTACGACTGCGTGCTGGGGCTGGAGATGGGCGCGGACGATTACATGGGCAAACCCTTCGAGCCGCGTGAGCTGGTGGCCCGCATCCAGACAGTGCTGCGCCGCACGCGCGGTGCCGAGGCGCCTGTGCGCCCGGGGCCTGATGAAGTGGTGCGGTTTGATGGCTGGACGCTGCACAGCCTGGAGCGGCACCTGGTGTCGCCCGGTGGCATGGTGGTGCCCCTGTCGAACGCCGAGTTCCGTCTGTTGTGCACCTTCTTGCGGATGCCGCGCCGCGTTTTCAGCCGCGACCAGCTCATGGAGCAGGCCCGGGGCCGGGCCATGGATGCGTTTGAACGCAGCATCGACCTGCTGGTGTCGCGCCTGCGCAGCAAGCTCGCGGACGACCCACGGTCACCCTCCATGATCCGCACCGTGCGCGGTGCCGGATATCTGTTCAACGTGCAGTCGCTGCAAGGGCAGGTCGGGCAGCCCCACTGA
- a CDS encoding M48 family metalloprotease yields MDQADFVHMVRMSEHASADNSRAYRRSVAAFAALGYAWVLGCLALAVGILLWVVPQLLQGRFRFAMLWALLGAGGLLWVSLRALWVRFDAPEGVEITALDAPDLFEALARIRRKIKGPPIHKVTLTDEFNASIQQLPRYGLLGGAVNHLSIGLPLLMALDRPRFLAVLAHEYGHLRGDHGRFAAWIYRTRLSWMRLNHSLADDEGPVAAATQLFMRWYFPRFSAKTFALARQDEYEADRIAGKLLGRDVTAAALAEIEIRGAWLQAEFWGNHWCAAAGNPLPVGPYRGMRRALAKAPDAAFANDALRQALKRLSNLDDTHPGLRDRIEALDATPTLPDWSRGNALALLGPDAKRWVAHFDKQWCRDNASEWKQHHAWLGRVRARAEALGASTAQSSAADLVELARLKRHLDPHADVRALYELALQRSPEYPAALRGLVPCLAEEDREGKLQLLHRLWETGSSDRYWAARTALAELETPRLGLDHDAAAFKQWRKRLERAQESEERAWEELSGTSFFSQIVRHDLSSFELAELQSELARCAPLARCWLVRKNLREYPQRRAYLVFVELPGMDDESRYHLCRALERNLSLPGPALVLWAGESPTLQQIERSAFEPIYSR; encoded by the coding sequence GTGGACCAGGCAGATTTTGTGCACATGGTGCGCATGAGCGAGCATGCCAGCGCCGACAACAGCCGCGCCTACCGCCGCAGTGTGGCTGCATTTGCAGCGCTGGGTTATGCGTGGGTGCTGGGGTGTCTGGCACTGGCCGTGGGTATTTTGCTGTGGGTGGTGCCTCAGTTGCTGCAGGGGCGCTTTCGGTTTGCGATGCTCTGGGCCCTGCTGGGTGCCGGAGGTCTGCTGTGGGTGAGCCTGCGTGCGCTGTGGGTGCGGTTTGATGCGCCGGAGGGCGTTGAAATTACCGCGCTGGACGCGCCTGACCTGTTTGAAGCCCTGGCGCGCATCCGCCGCAAGATCAAGGGCCCGCCCATCCACAAGGTCACATTGACCGACGAGTTCAATGCCAGCATCCAGCAGTTGCCGCGTTACGGCCTGTTGGGCGGCGCGGTCAATCACCTGAGCATTGGCCTGCCTCTGCTGATGGCGCTGGACCGGCCGCGGTTCCTGGCGGTGCTGGCACACGAGTACGGCCACCTGCGGGGCGATCATGGCCGCTTTGCGGCCTGGATCTACCGCACGCGCCTGTCATGGATGCGCCTGAACCACAGCCTGGCGGATGACGAGGGCCCGGTGGCTGCCGCCACGCAGTTGTTCATGCGCTGGTACTTCCCGCGGTTTTCGGCCAAGACCTTCGCACTTGCCCGACAGGATGAGTACGAGGCCGACCGCATTGCCGGCAAGCTGCTGGGCCGGGATGTGACGGCCGCGGCCCTGGCCGAGATCGAGATCCGTGGCGCGTGGCTGCAGGCGGAGTTCTGGGGCAACCACTGGTGTGCTGCCGCGGGCAATCCGTTGCCAGTGGGCCCCTACCGCGGCATGCGCCGCGCCCTGGCCAAGGCGCCCGATGCGGCCTTTGCCAACGATGCCCTGCGCCAGGCGCTCAAGCGCCTGAGCAATCTGGACGATACCCACCCCGGCCTGCGTGACCGCATCGAAGCGTTGGACGCCACGCCCACGCTGCCGGACTGGTCGCGCGGCAACGCGCTGGCCCTGTTGGGGCCGGATGCCAAGCGCTGGGTGGCTCATTTCGACAAGCAATGGTGCCGCGATAACGCCAGCGAATGGAAGCAGCACCACGCCTGGCTGGGGCGTGTGCGCGCGCGCGCCGAGGCATTGGGCGCATCGACGGCCCAGAGCAGTGCGGCCGACCTGGTGGAGCTGGCCCGCCTGAAGCGCCATCTGGACCCGCATGCGGATGTCCGCGCCCTGTACGAGCTGGCACTGCAACGCAGCCCCGAATACCCTGCCGCGCTGCGCGGGCTGGTGCCCTGTCTGGCGGAGGAGGATAGGGAGGGCAAGCTGCAGCTGCTGCACCGGTTGTGGGAAACAGGCAGCAGCGACCGCTACTGGGCCGCGCGCACGGCATTGGCCGAGCTGGAGACCCCACGCCTGGGGCTGGACCACGATGCGGCCGCCTTCAAGCAGTGGCGCAAGCGGCTGGAGCGCGCGCAGGAGTCTGAGGAACGTGCCTGGGAAGAGCTGTCGGGCACCTCGTTCTTCAGCCAGATCGTGCGACATGACCTCAGCTCGTTCGAGCTGGCCGAGCTGCAGTCCGAACTGGCACGTTGTGCACCGCTGGCCCGCTGTTGGCTGGTACGCAAGAACCTGCGCGAATACCCCCAGCGCAGGGCCTACCTGGTGTTTGTCGAGCTGCCGGGCATGGACGATGAAAGCCGCTACCACCTGTGCCGCGCCCTGGAGCGCAACCTGAGCCTGCCGGGCCCCGCGCTGGTGCTGTGGGCGGGTGAGTCGCCGACCCTGCAGCAGATCGAGCGCTCGGCGTTCGAGCCGATCTACTCACGCTGA
- the xopAW gene encoding XopAW family type III secretion system calcium-binding effector, protein MTTISSVSSAWSSASVQRASRPGPSPERLLSKIDADGSGGVSDTELQGLLDDVAKKTGVSSQTSAADLVKQYDANGDGSLNADELGKTLQSVLPPPPSTMAFAQSRSGEGASAATSATGKAGDDLFGKVDSDGDSAVSKTELQALLEAMSGGTASQTGVSSDDVFSQLDTNGDGSLTQAEFDAGRPSGTGGDAGGMQAMGGMPPPSGGPGGPGGAGAATGSSSATSYDPLDTNEDGVVSAAERLAGGTSTEEQDAITALFNAIDTDGDASISASESKAFIDQLTSQVEPTTISNSTESAGRNDLARLADFARQQYERAASDWRTASNTSSLSAVA, encoded by the coding sequence ATGACGACCATCAGTAGCGTCAGCAGTGCCTGGTCCAGTGCGAGTGTGCAGCGGGCATCGCGCCCGGGGCCTTCGCCGGAGCGGCTGCTGTCCAAGATCGATGCCGACGGCAGCGGCGGCGTGAGCGACACCGAATTGCAGGGCCTGCTGGACGACGTGGCGAAGAAGACCGGCGTCAGCAGCCAGACCAGCGCAGCCGACCTGGTGAAGCAATACGACGCCAACGGCGACGGCAGCCTCAATGCCGACGAGCTGGGCAAGACCCTGCAAAGCGTGCTGCCGCCGCCCCCCTCGACCATGGCGTTCGCCCAGTCGCGCAGTGGCGAAGGCGCCAGCGCTGCCACCAGCGCCACTGGCAAGGCGGGCGACGACCTGTTTGGCAAGGTGGACAGCGATGGCGACAGCGCCGTGAGCAAGACCGAGCTGCAGGCTTTGCTGGAGGCCATGTCCGGCGGCACCGCCAGCCAGACCGGCGTGAGCAGCGATGACGTGTTCAGCCAGCTGGATACCAACGGAGACGGCAGCCTGACGCAGGCCGAGTTCGATGCGGGCCGACCTTCGGGTACGGGCGGCGACGCGGGCGGCATGCAGGCCATGGGGGGCATGCCACCACCTTCGGGTGGGCCGGGCGGCCCTGGCGGGGCGGGTGCGGCGACCGGCAGCAGCTCGGCGACCAGCTACGACCCGCTGGACACCAACGAGGATGGCGTGGTCTCCGCCGCGGAGCGCCTGGCAGGCGGAACCAGCACGGAGGAGCAGGACGCAATCACCGCGCTGTTCAACGCCATCGACACCGACGGCGATGCCAGCATCAGTGCCAGCGAGTCCAAGGCATTCATCGACCAGTTGACCAGCCAGGTCGAGCCCACCACCATCAGCAACAGCACCGAATCCGCCGGTCGCAACGACCTGGCCCGGCTGGCTGACTTTGCACGGCAGCAGTACGAGCGCGCCGCCAGCGACTGGCGCACGGCGTCGAACACCAGCAGCCTCAGCGCTGTGGCCTGA
- a CDS encoding alpha/beta fold hydrolase, whose translation MNNTLWLQRRSLLLATAAAATLALAGCATRSPSLAEAPPIVFVHGNGDTAALWQTTVWRFESNGWPRERLHAIDVPYPLSRDEDAKPQAGRTSAAEHMAYLKAEVDKVLKATGASQVVLVGNSRGGNAIRNYIYNGGGDKTVSHAILGGTPNHGVWAIPGFREGNEFSGTGPFLKALNAPKNAAGDEVSGPVKWMTIRSDNNDKFAQPDGLWIGQKGTATNVTAAGPELKGATNVVIPRIDHRETSYSPAAFEATYRFITGKAPARTEIAAEKSVVLNGKVTGLGVDSADPKTGNFSNNLPLAGAQLEVYATDPATGARTGNALMRKTVGADDQWGPLAVPTGSPIEFVIAAPGYATTHIYRSGFPRSSDLIHLRPERIADADKAADSIVTLTRPRGYLDPARDKMLLDGAAPAGVPLGAGVASAKVKPAGGVRSIVAEFDGERVVGQTWPAAQGHVVMLEISQ comes from the coding sequence ATGAACAACACACTCTGGCTGCAACGCCGATCTCTCCTGCTGGCCACCGCTGCGGCAGCCACCCTGGCCCTGGCTGGCTGCGCCACCCGGAGCCCCAGCCTGGCCGAGGCACCACCCATCGTCTTTGTGCATGGCAACGGTGACACCGCTGCGCTGTGGCAAACCACCGTGTGGCGGTTCGAATCGAACGGCTGGCCCCGCGAGCGCCTGCACGCCATCGACGTGCCCTACCCGCTGTCGCGCGACGAGGACGCCAAGCCCCAGGCAGGCCGCACATCGGCCGCAGAGCACATGGCCTACCTGAAGGCCGAAGTGGACAAGGTGCTCAAGGCCACGGGCGCAAGCCAAGTCGTATTGGTGGGCAACTCGCGCGGCGGCAACGCCATCCGCAACTACATCTACAACGGCGGCGGCGATAAGACGGTGAGCCACGCCATCCTGGGCGGCACACCCAATCACGGCGTGTGGGCGATTCCGGGGTTCCGTGAGGGCAATGAGTTCTCGGGCACCGGCCCCTTCCTCAAAGCACTGAACGCCCCCAAGAACGCAGCGGGCGACGAGGTCAGCGGCCCGGTCAAATGGATGACCATCCGCTCGGACAACAACGACAAGTTCGCCCAACCCGACGGACTGTGGATCGGCCAGAAAGGCACGGCCACCAACGTGACCGCTGCAGGCCCCGAACTCAAGGGTGCCACCAACGTGGTGATCCCGCGCATCGACCACCGCGAGACGTCGTACTCACCCGCAGCGTTTGAAGCCACCTACCGCTTCATCACCGGTAAGGCGCCAGCACGCACCGAGATCGCTGCGGAAAAATCTGTGGTGCTGAACGGCAAGGTCACGGGCCTGGGCGTGGACTCTGCCGACCCCAAGACCGGCAACTTCAGCAACAACCTGCCGCTGGCTGGCGCACAGCTCGAGGTGTACGCCACCGACCCAGCGACCGGCGCCCGCACGGGCAACGCCCTGATGCGCAAAACGGTGGGCGCAGATGACCAATGGGGGCCACTGGCCGTCCCCACCGGCTCACCCATCGAGTTCGTGATCGCCGCCCCGGGCTACGCCACCACCCACATCTACCGCAGTGGCTTCCCGCGCAGCAGCGACCTCATCCACCTGCGCCCCGAGCGCATCGCCGACGCCGACAAGGCGGCCGACTCCATCGTCACCCTGACCCGCCCCCGCGGCTACCTGGACCCGGCGCGCGACAAGATGCTGCTGGATGGGGCAGCCCCTGCGGGCGTACCCCTCGGTGCAGGTGTGGCATCGGCCAAGGTCAAGCCTGCCGGTGGCGTGCGCAGCATCGTCGCCGAATTCGATGGCGAACGGGTGGTGGGGCAGACCTGGCCTGCTGCGCAAGGCCACGTGGTGATGCTGGAAATCAGCCAGTAG
- a CDS encoding DUF1653 domain-containing protein — protein MTDDDLPALIRTPPGLYRHYKGMLYEVIDTVRHSETLEPMTLYRALYGQRGLWVRPAAMFEEQLLIDGVMRPRFEKWEGQAPGE, from the coding sequence ATGACCGACGACGATCTGCCCGCGCTCATCCGCACGCCACCGGGCCTGTACCGCCACTACAAGGGCATGCTCTATGAAGTGATCGACACCGTGCGCCACAGCGAGACGCTGGAGCCCATGACGCTGTACCGCGCGCTGTACGGCCAGCGCGGCCTGTGGGTGCGGCCGGCCGCCATGTTCGAGGAGCAGTTGCTCATCGACGGCGTGATGCGCCCCCGGTTTGAGAAATGGGAAGGCCAAGCTCCCGGCGAGTGA
- the purN gene encoding phosphoribosylglycinamide formyltransferase, producing the protein MKNIVILISGGGSNMATIVRTAQQEHWEQRYGARVAAVISNKPDAAGLVFAREHGIAAEALDHKAFASREAFDAELAATIDRHQPALVVLAGFMRILTPGFVAHYAGRLINIHPSLLPAFTGLHTHQRAIDAGCKFAGVTVHQVTAELDVGPILDQAVVPVLPGDTAETLAARVLTQEHVIYPRAVRALVQAL; encoded by the coding sequence ATGAAGAACATCGTCATTCTGATCTCTGGCGGCGGCTCGAACATGGCCACCATCGTCCGCACGGCGCAGCAGGAGCACTGGGAGCAGCGCTACGGCGCCCGTGTGGCGGCCGTCATCAGCAACAAGCCGGATGCCGCCGGGCTGGTGTTTGCACGGGAGCACGGTATAGCCGCCGAGGCGCTGGACCACAAGGCTTTTGCCAGCCGCGAGGCGTTTGACGCCGAACTGGCCGCCACCATCGACCGCCACCAGCCCGCGTTGGTGGTGCTGGCCGGGTTCATGCGCATCCTGACGCCGGGGTTTGTGGCGCATTACGCCGGGCGACTGATCAATATCCACCCCTCGCTGCTGCCCGCGTTCACCGGGCTGCACACGCACCAGCGCGCCATCGATGCAGGCTGCAAGTTTGCGGGCGTGACAGTGCACCAGGTGACGGCCGAGCTGGACGTGGGGCCCATCCTGGACCAGGCCGTGGTGCCAGTGCTGCCGGGTGACACGGCCGAGACGCTGGCGGCCCGGGTGCTGACGCAGGAGCATGTGATCTACCCCCGCGCTGTGCGGGCGCTGGTGCAGGCGCTGTAG
- a CDS encoding DUF3617 domain-containing protein, producing the protein MPARKPGLWEVTVRSTGNSVANEQKVLQCTDRPAEPIMLLAIVPGQEHCHSVRVKKNALGSEVRTVCYVHDNRVDATVQLSGDLQTAYGGVFEVTYSKPVRFVPGRTEFEGRWLGECGAAQRPGDMVLPNGATVNVVEDRKRAESHDHAGHSHR; encoded by the coding sequence ATGCCAGCGCGAAAGCCGGGGCTCTGGGAGGTCACGGTTCGTAGTACCGGCAACTCGGTAGCGAATGAGCAGAAGGTCTTGCAATGCACTGACCGCCCAGCGGAGCCGATCATGTTGCTTGCGATCGTGCCCGGTCAGGAGCATTGTCACAGCGTGAGGGTGAAGAAAAATGCACTTGGCAGTGAGGTGCGCACCGTTTGCTATGTGCACGACAACCGCGTGGACGCTACGGTACAACTGTCAGGCGACCTTCAAACCGCCTACGGTGGCGTGTTTGAGGTCACTTATTCCAAACCTGTGCGTTTCGTTCCAGGGCGCACCGAGTTCGAGGGCCGGTGGTTGGGCGAATGTGGCGCTGCGCAGCGGCCAGGAGACATGGTGCTACCCAATGGCGCGACGGTGAACGTTGTGGAAGACCGCAAGCGTGCGGAAAGCCACGATCACGCAGGGCACTCGCACAGATGA
- a CDS encoding YceH family protein: MPFDPTTRPLTPNEARVLATLMEKARTVPDSYPMSLNGLVTGCNQKTSRDPVMNLSDAEAQEALDSLKLLTLAFESSGNRTTRWEHNFQRGVGVPEQSAVLLGLLMLRGPQTAGELRINAERWYRFADISSVEAFLDELQERSAEKGGPLVLQLPRAPGAREQRWAHLMCGPVDTTASHAPAGSAGSSPSPALQARVDALEAEVASLRNTVQRLCAELGISPDFSPMSPPGQE, translated from the coding sequence GTGCCCTTCGACCCCACCACACGCCCCCTCACCCCCAACGAAGCCCGCGTGCTTGCCACCCTGATGGAAAAGGCGCGCACGGTGCCCGACAGCTACCCCATGTCGCTCAACGGCCTGGTCACCGGCTGCAACCAGAAAACCAGCCGCGACCCGGTGATGAACCTCAGCGACGCCGAGGCGCAGGAGGCGCTGGATTCGCTCAAGCTGCTGACGCTGGCGTTTGAGAGCAGCGGCAACCGCACCACGCGCTGGGAGCACAACTTTCAGCGCGGGGTGGGCGTGCCCGAGCAATCGGCCGTGCTGCTGGGCCTCTTGATGCTGCGCGGGCCGCAGACGGCGGGCGAGCTGCGCATCAACGCCGAGCGCTGGTACCGGTTTGCCGATATCTCGTCGGTGGAAGCCTTTCTGGACGAGCTGCAGGAGCGCAGCGCCGAGAAGGGAGGCCCGCTGGTCCTGCAGCTGCCCCGCGCACCCGGCGCCCGCGAGCAGCGCTGGGCCCACCTGATGTGCGGACCGGTGGACACCACCGCCAGCCACGCGCCCGCGGGCAGTGCGGGCTCCAGCCCCTCACCCGCACTGCAGGCCCGCGTGGACGCCCTGGAGGCTGAAGTGGCGAGCTTGCGCAACACCGTGCAGCGGCTGTGCGCCGAGCTGGGCATTTCCCCCGACTTCAGTCCAATGTCGCCACCCGGACAGGAATAA
- a CDS encoding acyl-CoA dehydrogenase family protein, whose amino-acid sequence MDLAFTPEEQAFREEVRAWVHANLPQEISHKVHNALRLTRADMQGWAKILGKKGWLGFGWPKEFGGPGWTAVQKHLFEEECALAGAPRIIPFGPVMVAPVIMAFGNAEQQKRFLPGIASGEVWWSQGYSEPGSGSDLASVKTRAERVGDKYIVNGQKTWTTLGQHGDWMFNLVRTSTEGKPQTGISFLLLDMKSKGVTVRPIKLLDGECEVNEVFFDNVEVPAENLIGEENKGWTYAKHLLSHERTNIADVNRSKRELERLKRIAKTEGVWDDLRFRDQIALLEVDIVALEMLVLRVLSAEKSGKNSLDIAGLLKIKGSEIQQRYAELMMLAAGPFAMPFIEEAMEAGWQGNFPGGVTANAPLASTYFNLRKTTIYGGSNEVQRNIVAQTVLG is encoded by the coding sequence ATGGATCTCGCATTCACCCCCGAAGAGCAGGCCTTCCGCGAAGAAGTTCGCGCATGGGTTCACGCCAATCTGCCGCAAGAAATCTCTCACAAGGTCCACAACGCCCTGCGCCTGACCCGCGCAGACATGCAGGGCTGGGCCAAGATTCTGGGCAAAAAAGGCTGGCTCGGCTTTGGCTGGCCCAAAGAGTTTGGCGGCCCCGGCTGGACGGCCGTGCAAAAGCACTTGTTTGAAGAAGAGTGCGCCCTCGCCGGTGCGCCCCGCATCATCCCCTTCGGCCCCGTGATGGTGGCCCCTGTGATCATGGCGTTTGGCAACGCCGAGCAGCAAAAGCGCTTTTTGCCCGGCATCGCCAGCGGCGAAGTGTGGTGGAGCCAAGGCTACAGCGAGCCAGGCTCGGGCTCGGACCTGGCCAGCGTCAAGACCCGCGCCGAGCGCGTGGGCGACAAGTACATCGTCAATGGCCAAAAGACCTGGACGACCCTCGGCCAGCACGGCGACTGGATGTTCAACCTGGTGCGCACCAGCACCGAGGGCAAGCCGCAGACCGGCATCTCCTTCTTGCTGCTGGACATGAAGTCCAAGGGCGTCACCGTGCGCCCCATCAAACTGCTGGACGGCGAGTGCGAAGTGAACGAAGTGTTCTTCGACAACGTCGAAGTACCCGCCGAGAACTTGATTGGCGAAGAGAACAAGGGCTGGACCTACGCCAAGCACCTGCTGAGCCACGAGCGCACCAACATCGCCGACGTGAACCGCAGCAAGCGCGAACTGGAGCGCCTCAAGCGCATCGCCAAGACCGAAGGCGTGTGGGACGACCTGCGCTTCCGCGACCAGATTGCACTGCTCGAAGTGGACATCGTCGCCCTGGAAATGCTGGTGCTGCGCGTGCTGTCGGCCGAGAAGTCCGGCAAGAACTCGCTCGACATCGCGGGCCTGCTCAAGATCAAGGGCAGCGAGATCCAGCAACGTTATGCCGAGCTGATGATGCTGGCCGCCGGCCCCTTCGCCATGCCCTTCATCGAAGAGGCCATGGAAGCCGGCTGGCAGGGCAATTTCCCCGGCGGCGTCACCGCCAACGCACCGCTGGCATCCACCTACTTCAACCTGCGCAAGACCACCATCTATGGTGGCTCCAACGAAGTGCAGCGCAACATCGTGGCGCAGACCGTTCTGGGCTGA
- a CDS encoding ATP-binding protein — MPSLSPLRAAVQRCVPDTLFGRLALLLIAAVIVSHVLALTLMFELRPAHPGHPPGPPPHAVAADGRPLPPPGAAPGLWNAPPSLQLGLLLDISVRLAALVAAAWWAARWLSRPMRRLATAAQELGRDIHRTPLPEDGTLECRDASRVFNQMQARIRQQLAERDRFVAAVSHDLRTPLTRLRLRTESLGDAHAQQLFRRDIAEMDAMIASTLDYLSGVAGAEAWVHLDVQALVDSMADDQVAMGHAVTVAGHAAPLRVQAVALRRCLDNLVGNAVRYGGGAEVTLSDAQDALTIEVRDHGPGLPHEELDRVMEPFYRVEASRNRQSGGVGLGLTIASDIVRRHGGQLALRNAEGGGLVVAAVFPRSAL; from the coding sequence ATGCCCTCGCTATCACCCCTGCGCGCTGCAGTTCAGCGCTGCGTTCCCGACACCCTGTTTGGCCGGCTGGCGCTGCTGCTCATCGCAGCCGTCATCGTGAGCCATGTGCTGGCGTTGACGTTGATGTTCGAGCTGCGCCCCGCTCATCCTGGGCACCCGCCCGGCCCGCCCCCGCATGCCGTGGCTGCCGATGGGCGCCCGCTGCCGCCGCCTGGGGCCGCGCCGGGATTGTGGAACGCGCCACCCTCGCTGCAACTGGGCCTGCTGCTGGACATCAGCGTGCGCCTGGCCGCGCTGGTGGCGGCGGCGTGGTGGGCTGCGCGCTGGCTGTCGCGCCCCATGCGCCGGCTGGCCACGGCCGCGCAAGAGCTGGGGCGCGACATCCACCGCACCCCTTTGCCAGAGGACGGCACACTGGAGTGCCGCGACGCCAGCCGTGTGTTCAACCAGATGCAGGCGCGCATTCGCCAGCAGCTGGCCGAGCGCGACCGGTTTGTGGCAGCCGTGTCGCACGATCTGCGCACGCCCCTGACCCGGCTGCGCTTGCGCACCGAAAGCCTGGGCGATGCCCATGCGCAGCAGCTGTTTCGGCGTGACATTGCCGAAATGGACGCCATGATTGCCTCCACGCTGGACTACTTGAGCGGCGTGGCGGGTGCCGAGGCCTGGGTGCATCTGGATGTGCAGGCCCTGGTGGACAGCATGGCGGACGACCAGGTGGCCATGGGCCACGCGGTCACCGTGGCTGGGCACGCCGCTCCCTTGCGCGTGCAGGCCGTGGCGCTGCGGCGTTGCCTGGACAACCTGGTGGGCAACGCGGTGCGCTATGGCGGCGGCGCCGAGGTCACGCTGAGCGATGCGCAGGACGCCCTCACCATCGAGGTGCGCGACCACGGCCCCGGCCTGCCGCACGAGGAGCTGGACCGGGTCATGGAGCCGTTCTACCGGGTCGAGGCCTCGCGCAACCGCCAGAGCGGCGGTGTGGGGCTGGGGCTCACCATCGCCAGCGACATCGTGCGGCGCCACGGCGGGCAACTGGCACTGCGCAATGCAGAGGGCGGCGGGCTGGTGGTGGCTGCGGTGTTCCCCCGCTCGGCCCTTTGA
- a CDS encoding acyl-CoA dehydrogenase family protein, with product MDFDFSDDQEQLRDAVRKWVDKGYTFERRRAAVAAGGFDRAAWGELAELGLTALTVPEANDGMGQSAIDAMVVAEELGRGIVLEPIAQAFIASSVLSHYAPADVQSAWLPRVASGEALVVLAQQERKARYRLDVCDAKAAKAQSGFTVTAIKSVVAAGDKADAFIVPAQLDGKIALFLVERTASGVTTQGYVTQDGSRAAEVQLANAPATLITTDGLAALELAVDTGIAAACAEAVGVMDKTVAITVEYMNQRKQFGVFIASFQALRHRVADMKMQLELARSMSYYASLKLGAPAEERRAAMARAKVQLGQSMRFVGQQAVQLHGGIGVTDEYIVSHYFKKLTQLEVTFGDTLHHLGEVSARMQDTAGVFA from the coding sequence ATGGATTTCGATTTTTCTGACGACCAGGAACAACTGCGCGACGCCGTTCGCAAGTGGGTGGACAAGGGCTACACCTTTGAGCGCCGCCGCGCCGCCGTGGCCGCAGGCGGTTTTGACCGCGCCGCCTGGGGCGAATTGGCCGAGCTGGGCCTGACCGCCCTGACTGTGCCCGAAGCGAACGACGGCATGGGCCAGAGCGCCATCGATGCCATGGTGGTGGCCGAGGAACTGGGCCGCGGCATCGTGCTGGAGCCCATCGCCCAGGCCTTCATCGCCAGCAGCGTGCTGTCGCACTACGCCCCGGCTGACGTGCAATCGGCATGGCTGCCCCGCGTGGCCAGCGGTGAAGCCCTGGTAGTGCTGGCCCAGCAGGAGCGCAAGGCACGCTACCGCCTCGATGTTTGCGATGCCAAAGCGGCCAAAGCGCAATCAGGATTTACGGTAACGGCTATCAAAAGCGTAGTGGCTGCTGGTGACAAGGCGGACGCCTTCATCGTGCCCGCACAACTGGATGGAAAGATCGCCCTCTTCCTGGTCGAGCGCACCGCCAGCGGCGTGACCACGCAGGGTTATGTCACGCAAGACGGCAGCCGCGCCGCCGAGGTGCAACTGGCCAACGCCCCCGCCACGCTCATCACCACCGACGGCTTGGCCGCGCTGGAACTGGCCGTGGACACCGGCATTGCCGCCGCCTGCGCCGAAGCCGTGGGCGTGATGGACAAGACTGTGGCCATCACGGTCGAATACATGAACCAGCGCAAGCAGTTCGGCGTGTTCATCGCCAGCTTCCAGGCACTGCGCCACCGCGTGGCCGACATGAAGATGCAGCTGGAGCTAGCCCGCTCGATGAGCTACTACGCTAGCCTCAAGCTTGGCGCCCCCGCGGAAGAACGCCGCGCTGCCATGGCCCGCGCGAAGGTGCAGCTGGGCCAGTCGATGCGCTTTGTGGGCCAGCAGGCCGTGCAACTGCATGGTGGCATCGGCGTGACGGACGAATACATCGTGAGCCACTACTTCAAGAAGCTCACCCAGCTGGAAGTGACCTTTGGCGACACGCTGCACCACCTGGGTGAAGTGTCTGCCCGCATGCAAGACACCGCAGGCGTGTTTGCCTAA